A genomic region of Aspergillus oryzae RIB40 DNA, chromosome 1 contains the following coding sequences:
- a CDS encoding uncharacterized protein (oxoprolinase), which produces MYQTKGPRPAEKRIRRAAAACYRCHARKVRCDASILGYPCTNCVLDGRTDCTLRPNATTRFKNLKQSQRRNTVQGLVKPNEEEHTTLNSSGEPCETTPQSAMLPRASGFPELLESPRQTETIYEYTGPTVDLNALSLLPMSDVHILVTGGCLDMPPKSAMDVFLMKYFLLVHPTPTTHRKSPSLYFKPCFFRAAQYVPYSIMWPRDLKLTMDMMLQFVPVEVIQQCGFNDACEARRTFYHRAKMLYDTNFESDPLARAQGALLLTFHTTAEDPQATMTWNMCAIHNATATGLGLHPSLQDPNRCAKKRLWWSIFVRDRFLWLGRHRRPQFTSANFSLNIDYLQEEEMTNEIIMSPFYEPNVKRLLLKVFQAQCRLAVILTDVITISFSASDGDAPRLSLQELDIYLTRIKQLRAGLAQWEETVYSPLHHTGIAEPGTVGIIINLTALHYQTARMVLGNYETLLVESHLDMIQDRSASILLPVAKELKDAVFQLTQKLGYFSSRNLTEHIPLSVLAYCGTPMVLAATDVKLSMSYSDMIDRKRTLDKCSEVIDQSRRVYDVTELFSQGTNQILHLAYAITKNLLLESNVPETGASLLEDSKCLEGSELEMKGRDKLLSPAFKRLRIRGWAEAFLKYPRAYLLISTCIDSSLATGRLPRNELLPPIIRDTAYVILGLPKLPWTIRLATGATSVPTEESVQKDQRRLRGRPESVSLNDTWYLSLLQNVDADPSLFDACALDGGSRNGNVETTIKYLTDDNHATGSPLGCSVYNRKYSSGSSHGEKHKLRAYCIERKELGRENCLFTQSCLARYIGRIKHRRADETIVSGGAPETHQLGGTTSISATSIITRANYSLDSLVDCARSNETMEPLNNIQACRFLSMGYDGSETSIMIPDAKEAFVKAHHQQFGFTPVDRVVYVDTIRVRAIGCSVFHEIPSSPQVKYPLNSKSATTTATPSSRVSTYFSSVGWVDTPVYHLDALSEGIQIQGPAMVIDKTQTIVMSPDSKATIAQDLLILDVDSPSPKSTSPEGIDPVQLSIFRHRFMGVAEQMGRVLQNVSTSANIKERLDFTCAIFTPEGDLVANAPHVPAMIGSMAFAVRSQIAEWQGRLQDGDVLLSNTPAYGGVHLPDLTVITPVFGSAGKDIVFWAASRGHHADVGGILPGSMPPMSKLLSEEGAIFNSHLLVRAGHFDEEELRRVLCVEPARFPGSSGSRRFQDNVTDLKAQVAANHCGARLMRRLIEEYSFPVVQVYMGAIQDSAELAVRNLLKRLEHERSGEDISAVDYMDDGTPNQLKVTINPTDGSAIFDFTGTGPEVYGNWNAPIAICNSAVIFALRCMVNSDIPLNHGCIKPVQIIIPDGSLLRPSAEAAVCAGNVLTSQRIVDVIFKSFKVCAASQGCMNNLTFGNDGENGFGYYETIAGGSGAGPSWAGTGGVHTNMTNTRITDPESLERRYPVALRRFSLRRGSGGAGMYPGGDGVIRDIELRLPMSVSILSERRSFAPYGMAGGEDGQRGKNTWITKAGRCINVGGKGSIRVQPGDRFVIETPGGGGYGPPGELVWSERDESIVMPTFIPVANGSVAANRTLAEQV; this is translated from the exons ATGTACCAGACTAAAGGCCCTCGGCCAGCGGAGAAGCGTATCCGAAGGGCAGCTGCGGCCTGCTACCGGTGCCATGCACGCAAGGTGCGCTGCGATGCATCGATTCTCGGCTATCCCTGCACAAACTGCGTGCTCGACGGCAGAACGGACTGTACTCTGCGCCCCAACGCTACCACACGTTTCAAGAATCTGAAACAGAGCCAGCGTCGGAACACTGTCCAGGGATTGGTGAAGCCGAATGAGGAGGAACATACCACCCTGAATAGCAGCGGAGAGCCCTGCGAAACCACTCCCCAATCCGCCATGTTGCCACGAGCCTCTGGGTTCCCCGAACTGTTAGAGTCGCCCCGCCAGACCGAAACAATATACGAGT ATACTGGACCCACTGTCG ATCTCAATGCCTTATCTCTGCTTCCGATGAGCGATGTGCATATTCTCGTGACAGGTGGCTGTCTGGACATGCCCCCCAAGTCTGCGATGGATGTTTTCCTCATGAAATACTTCCTCCTCGTGCATCC GACACCAACTACGCACCGAAAATCTCCCTCTTTGTATTTCAAGCCATGCTTCTTTCGAGCTGCGCAGTATGTGCCCTACTCCATCATGTGGCCGCGTGACCTCAAATTAACCATGGACATGATGTTGCAGTTTGTGCCCGTCGAGGTCATCCAGCAATGTGGCTTCAACGATGCATGCGAAGCGAGAAGAACGTTTTATCACCGCGCCAAG ATGCTGTACGATACTAACTTCGAGAGCGACCCCTTAGCACGAGCCCAAGGCGCCCTGCTGCTGACCTTCCATACCACAGCTGAAGACCCCCAAGCAACGATGACCTGGAACATGTGCGCCATCCACAATGCAACCGCTACAGGCTTGGGTCTCCATCCTTCGCTCCAGGATCCCAATAGGTGTGCCAAGAAACGACTGTGGTGGTCTATCTTTGTCCGCGATCGCTTCTTGTGGCTTGGCCGCCACCGTCGGCCTCAGTTCACCTCCGCGAACTTCAGCTTGAACATTGACTATCtacaggaggaagaaatgaCCAATGAAATCATCATGTCCCCGTTTTATGAGCCCAATGTCAAGCGCCTCCTGCTGAAAGTGTTCCAGGCCCAATGCCGGCTGGCTGTGATCCTGACGGATGTCATCACCATTTCGTTCTCGGCATCGGACGGGGATGCTCCGCGTTTATCACTTCAGGagctggatatatatctcacaAGGATTAAGCAGCTACGAGCGGGGCTCGCTCAGTGGGAAGAAACGGTTTACTCCCCTTTGCATCATACTGGCATCGCTGAGCCGGGGACGGTTGGAATTATCATCAATCTAACTGCTTTGCACTACCA AACCGCTCGCATGGTCCTAGGCAATTATGAAACGCTCCTTGTCGAAAGCCACCTCGATATGATCCAAGATCGCTCGGCGTCAATCCTGTTGCCTGTGgccaaggaattgaaagatGCCGTATTTCAGCTCACCCAGAAGCTTGGTTATTTCAGCTCAAGGAATCTAACGGAACATATCCCATTGAGTGT GCTTGCTTATTGTGGCACTCCAATGGTGCTCGCGGCGACAGATGTCAAGCTGTCTATGTCGTATTCGGACATGATTGATCGGAAACGTACTCTTGACAAATGCTCCGAAGTCATAGATCAATCACGGAGAGTGTACGACGTCACCGAACTATTCTCCCAAGGCACGAATCAAATCCTACACCTGGCATACGCCATTACCAAAAACCTGCTTCTAGAAAGCAATGTGCCAGAGACGGGCGCATCGCTGCTCGAAGACTCAAAATGCCTCGAAGGTAGTGAGCTAGAGATGAAAGGGCGTGATAAGCTTTTGTCTCCTGCATTCAAAAGGCTGCGCATAAGAGGTTGGGCCGAGGCGTTCCTGAAATACCCCCGTGCATATCTCTTGATATCAACGTGTATTGATTCTAGCCTTGCAACTGGCCGCCTTCCACGAAACGAGCTCCTTCCGCCGATAATCAGAGACACGGCGTACGTGATTCTGGGGCTTCCAAAGCTTCCGTGGACAATACGGCTTGCCACCGGGGCCACAAGCGTGCCCACTGAGGAGAGCGTGCAGAAGGATCAACGTCGGTTAAGAGGTCGACCGGAAAGTGTGTCTCTCAATGATACATGGTATTTAAGCCTACTTCAAAATGTCGACGCAGACCCGTCTCTTTTTGATGCCTGCGCACTCGATGGAGGATCACGTAACGGCAATGTCGAGACCACTATAAAATATCTCACGGACGATAATCATGCAACC GGTAGCCCATTGGGATGTAGCGTGTATAATCGCAAGTACTCGTCTGGG AGCTCGCACGGTGAAAAACACAAGTTGCGAGCCTACTGTATtgagagaaaggagctgGGGAGAGAgaattgtttgttt ACACAGAGTTGCTTAGCAAGGTATATCGGTAGAATCAAGCATCGTCGCGcagat GAGACTATTGTCTCGGGTGGTGCGCCAGAGACGCACCAGCTTGGTGGAACGAC ATCAATCTCCGCGACTTCAATAATAACAAGAGCTAATTATTCCCTGGACAGCCTCGTCGATTGTGCGCGGAGCAACGAGACCATGGAGCCATTGAACAATATCCAAGCTTGCCGCTTCTTGAGCATGGGATATGATGGCAGCGAGACCTCGATCATGATACC TGACGCGAAAGAAGCGTTTGTCAAGGCACACCATCAGCAATTCGGATTTACTCCTGTGGATCGTGTCGTGTATGTTGACACCATTCGAGTCCGGGCAATTGGATGCAGTGTTTTCCATGAAAtcccttcctctccccagGTCAAGTATCCCTTGAATTCCAAGTCGGCTACGACCACGGCCACTCCAAGCTCGAGAGTTTCCACCTATTTCAGTTCGGTTGGGTGGGTGGACACGCCTGTCTATCATCTGGATGCTCTTTCTGAAGGAATTCAGATTCAAGGACCCGCTATGGTTATTGACAAAACGCAGACGATCGTCATGAGTCCAGATTCAAAGGCGACCATCGCTCAAGATCTTTTGATCCTTGACGTAGATTCACCAAGCCCCAAGTCGACCAGTCCGGAAGGTATCGACCCGGTTCAGCTTTCCATATTCCGGCATCGGTTCATGGGAGTAGCTGAACAGATGGGCCGGGTTCTGCAGAATGTCAGTACCAGCGCGAATATCAAGGAGCGGCTAGATTTCACTTGTGCGATCTTCACGCCGGAAGGGGACTTGGTTGCCAACGCTCCTCACGTACCCGCCATGATTGGAAGTATGGCCTTTGCCGTGAGATCACAGATTGCGGAGTGGCAGGGAAGGCTGCAAGATGGCGATGTGTTACTGTCCAATACTCCCG CCTATGGGGGTGTTCATCTCCCCGATTTGACGGTGATTACCCCGGTCTTCGGCTCCGCTGGGAAGGATATTGTATTTTGGGCCGCGTCGCGCGGTCATCATGCCGAT GTGGGTGGCATACTCCCCGGCTCGATGCCACCAATGTCAAAGCTTCTCTCGGAGGAAGGTGCTATCTTCAACTCTCATCTCCTGGTTCGTGCCGGTCActtcgatgaagaggagctcCGTCGTGTTCTATGCGTCGAGCCAGCACGTTTCCCCGGCAGTAGCGGGTCCCGACGTTTCCAAGACAATGTCACTGATCTCAAGGCCCAAGTTGCTGCAAATCACTGTGGTGCTCGTCTCATGCGACGTCTCATCGAAGAGTATTCTTTCCCGGTGGTTCAG GTCTACATGGGTGCCATTCAAGATTCTGCCGAGCTGGCTGTGCGCAATCTCTTGAAGCGTCTCGAGCATGAGCGCAGCGGAGAAGACATATCTGCTGTGGACTATATGGATGACGGTACCCCGAACCAGCTGAAGGTCACGATTAATCCGACAGATGGGTCTGCCATTTTCGACTTCACAGGCACAGGCCCAGAGGTATACG GAAACTGGAATGCTCCGATTGCCATTTGCAATTCGGCGGTCATTTTCGCCCTGCGGTGCATGGTCAATTCTGATATCCCACTCAACCACGGGTGTATCAAGCCAGTCCAAATAATCATTCCGGACGGATCACTCCTACGTCCAAGTGCTGAAGCAGCTGTCTGCGCCGGCAACGTGTTGACGTCGCAACGCATCGTAGACGTCATATTCAAGAGCTTCAAGGTGTGCGCCGCAAGCCAAGGATGCATGAACAACCTGACCTTCGGCAACGACGGCGAGAATGGATTTGGATACTACGAGACCATCGCCGGGGGCAGCGGCGCAGGCCCCAGTTGGGCGGGAACCGGTGGTGTACACACGAACATGACCAACACGCGAATCACCGACCCAGAGTCTCTCGAACGGCGATACCCAGTTGCCCTGCGGCGTTTCAGTCTTCGGAGAGGAAGTGGTGGTGCGGGCATGTACCCAGGTGGCGATGGAGTGATCAGGGATATTGAGCTGAGGCTCCCCATGTCCGTGTCGATTCTTTCGGAACGACGGAGCTTCGCACCGTATGGGATGGcaggtggagaagatggtcagCGCGGGAAGAATACGTGGATCACGAAGGCTGGTCGCTGTATCAACGTCGGCGGTAAAGGTTCGATCCGGGTTCAGCCTGGCGATCGGTTCGTGATCGAGACccccggtggtggtggctaTGGACCCCCTGGGGAGCTGGTCTGGAGCGAAAGGGACGAGTCGATCGTCATGCCCACATTTATACCAGTTGCTAATGGCAGTGTGGCTGCGAATCGAACCCTGGCCGAACAAGTTTAA
- a CDS encoding oxygenase MpaB family protein (uncharacterized protein conserved in bacteria) has translation MAKTEVPRATTPDSEESKRDDTPEPWQSSISEKPTLNMVPDDELLDSLQSTENVQKIVREGVLLATGAAAILLQVAMPGVAKGVDNHSSFAYRLLHRLRTTLTFVYCMAFGTKDEKRAIISMVNRAHAEVKGPDYSADDPHLQMWVAATLYASGIFMYEEVYGTMEPRNADMIYREYSVLARSLRVPQEIWPKDRKAFWRYWDKTVANLEVTDHARNIAQDLLYNKELFLPLRMGLPFVRLMTAQMLPQRLRVEYGMSDGRLRRSIYKSVILGAKIAYPIIPRFIRTVPMKYYMRDMRRRLRRMA, from the coding sequence ATGGCCAAAACAGAAGTTCCAAGAGCCACTACGCCTGACTCGGAGGAGTCCAAGCGAGACGACACCCCGGAGCCATGGCAATCCAGTATCTCGGAAAAGCCCACTCTGAACATGGTGCCGGACGACGAGCTGCTTGACTCCCTACAAAGTACGGAGAATGTGCAGAAGATCGTGCGAGAAGGCGTTTTGCTCGCCACCGGGGCTGCAGCCATCCTCTTGCAAGTTGCCATGCCCGGCGTCGCGAAGGGCGTCGATAATCACAGCAGCTTTGCCTACCGGCTCCTCCACCGTCTGCGGACAACGTTGACCTTCGTCTACTGCATGGCATTCGGCACCAAGGACGAAAAGCgcgccatcatctccatggtCAATCGTGCCCACGCCGAGGTCAAAGGCCCGGATTATTCGGCGGATGACCCGCACCTTCAGATGTGGGTGGCAGCCACCTTGTATGCCAGTGGCATCTTCATGTATGAGGAGGTCTACGGCACCATGGAGCCCCGCAACGCGGATATGATCTATCGAGAATACTCCGTCCTGGCGCGGTCCCTGCGTGTGCCACAGGAGATCTGGCCCAAGGACCGAAAGGCCTTCTGGCGCTACTGGGACAAGACGGTGGCCAACCTGGAAGTTACCGATCACGCCCGCAATATCGCCCAGGACCTGCTGTATAACAAGGAGTTGTTCCTGCCCCTGCGTATGGGTCTGCCCTTTGTGCGCTTGATGACAGCTCAGATGCTACCCCAGCGTCTGCGCGTCGAGTATGGCATGAGCGACGGACGTCTGCGGCGCTCGATCTATAAATCGGTGATTCTGGGAGCCAAGATTGCATACCCTATCATCCCGCGATTCATCCGGACCGTCCCCATGAAGTACTACATGAGAGACATGCGTCGTCGGTTGAGAAGGATGGCCTAA
- a CDS encoding DUF3712 domain-containing protein (predicted protein), translated as MAIGESERPFESSSVWRESMDSDSPGKEKQRDGEGAGPRGSTALGARSKDLRYNKPKGFWPRIFKHFKRYWLCYGLLGFIFLAIFLPVFFLVIIPAIAQRLVNDASIPIHSAAIMQPTPDGLTFSLSASLSVPLGLSVRIDAFNLSLFNRDVKPMKPYVTVPLEGLRLKGKSDITITNQTTKIQDQDQFTTFLSNAVYSERFKLSAYGKATAHLGKIKVPLKLDKDIELNGKWCCCALADPLALTSGISGLNMLKGFSIDNAGVVLPPEADGSNLLGQATLPNYSVVTFALGNVTLDLKIDDIILGNGTINNVLLKPGNNSVPLRAVVDIPNAIKNIAPILAAETNALSQGNVMISASGQSTIYEGEHIPYFEKVLNNLTISANVPILKVLFGTISTLVSSNPDVMQNVTDALRDTDLSSSPNMRVVSDN; from the exons ATGGCTATCGGTGAGTCGGAAAGGCCCTTTGAGAGCTCTAGTGTCTGGAGAGAGTCTATGGATTCCGACTCCccaggcaaggagaagcagCGTGATGGCGAAGGGGCAGGGCCTCGTGGCAGTACTGCTCTTGGAGCGAGGTCCAAAGACCTCCGATACAATAAGCCCAAGGGCTTTTGGCCTCGCATCTTCAAGCACTTTAAGCGGTACTGGCTGTGTTATGGCCTCCTGGGGTTTATATTCCTGGCAATCTTCCTGCCTGTTTT CTTTCTAGTCATTATCCCAGCGATTGCACAGAGGTTGGTCAATGATGCCAGCATACCAATCCACTCGGCCGCTATCATGCAACCAACCCCTGATGGCCTAACGTTTTCGCTGTCTGCCTCTCTCAGCGTTCCACTCGGACTCAGTGTTCGAATCGATGCATTCAACCTGAGTCTATTCAATCGAGATGTGAAGCCAATGAAACCGTACGTGACGGTTCCGCTCGAAGGACTCCGCCTGAAAGGGAAATCAGatatcaccatcaccaatcaGACGACTAAAATCCAGGACCAGGACCAGTTCACTACGTTCTTGTCCAATGCGGTTTACTCGGAACGGTTCAAGCTATCGGCTTACGGGAAGGCGACAGCTCACCTGGGAAAGATCAAAGTCCCTCTGAAACTGGACAAAGATATAGAACTAAATGGTAAGTGGTGCTGCTGCGCCCTCGCTGATCCACTAGCATTAACCTCCGGCATTTCAGGACTCAACATGTTGAAGGGCTTCTCTATTGACAATGCTGGAGTGGTTCTCCCACCAGAGGCCGATGGTTCGAACCTGCTCGGACAGGCAACATTGCCAAACTACTCTGTTGTTACCTTTGCTCTG GGAAATGTCACTCTCGATCTTAAGATCGATGATATCATTTTAGGCAATGGTACTATCAACAACGTGCTGCTGAAGCCCGGAAATAACTCAGTCCCTTTGCGTGCAGTGGTAGATATTCCAAACGCGATCAAGAACATCGCACCCATTTTGGCCGCCGAGACAAATGCCCTGAGCCAAGGGAATGTGATGATCTCGGCATCCGGCCAGTCGACTATCTACGAGGGGGAGCATATCCCCTACTTTGAGAAGGTGCTGAATAACCTGACCATCAGCGCCAACGTGCCCATTCTCAAGGTGCTGTTTGGGACCATCTCCACCTTGGTGTCGTCGAATCCCGATGTGATGCAGAATGTGACCGACGCTTTGCGGGACACAGACTTGTCGTCCAGCCCGAATATGCGCGTAGTTAGTGATAATTAA
- a CDS encoding uncharacterized protein (predicted protein) yields the protein MAPSHSFMLFLSVICTHLCSLVVAVPWVVTDYYEQAVVTEAYYYGSEVITTIQEVSPTATSLPEAVSTITSIGTGYYGGDATVIQKLYPTGVGESLDDYDRYPYYRDNSHYTIFKVYLTYSAPTGCATQWTQTTAVPVSPPVVVQNLLPRTATETSISVDSSQPFQPTTYTYDVVYVDPTQVPSSSLDSLSYYNRPTSLYTGAQCYYTSTEGSYSRSSYGGYYGYDDDYNWFLDDYYMGISPLALTLILTIGWIGLFLILGFIEAFVRFRRLMTGWQTRRGLPVCWSLTVIPISLLLLCFFRKGYRARSQADAEILKKRWDAMGFWTKLRLFFVWGLRFKYPPMLGPAPARVKTSKQPGKNPGPRLLTPSPSQSVAPDSRQGSTAGRSAGDLEMAEASPEALQHPSQAAVPPSTASGALPPHQDDHIGRAH from the coding sequence ATGGCGCCCTCACACTCGTTTATGTTGTTTTTGTCTGTCATTTGTACCCACCTGTGTTCACTCGTTGTTGCCGTCCCGTGGGTTGTCACGGATTACTATGAACAGGCTGTCGTCACGGAAGCCTATTACTACGGTAGTGAGGTTATAACTACGATCCAGGAAGTTTCTCCGACGGCCACTTCCTTGCCCGAGGCAGTCTCGACTATCACCTCCATCGGCACCGGATActatggaggagatgctACCGTCATCCAGAAGCTGTATCCCACCGGCGTAGGAGAGTCTCTCGATGACTACGATCGTTACCCCTACTACCGCGATAATTCCCATtacaccatcttcaaggtCTATCTGACCTACTCAGCGCCGACGGGCTGCGCAACACAATGGACCCAGACCACTGCCGTCCCAGTGAGTCCGCCCGTTGTAGTGCAGAACTTGCTGCCTCGAACCGCCACGGAGACTTCAATTTCGGTCGACTCCAGCCAACCCTTCCAGCCGACCACTTACACCTATGACGTGGTCTATGTCGACCCGACCCAGGTCCCCAGTAGCAGTCTCGACTCCCTCAGTTATTATAACCGACCCACCTCCCTGTACACAGGCGCACAGTGCTATTACACCAGCACAGAGGGTTCCTACAGCAGAAGTTCCTACGGCGGGTACTACGGTTACGACGACGACTATAACTGGTTCCTTGACGACTACTATATGGGTATCTCCCCGTTGGCCCTCACCCTTATTCTCACCATCGGCTGGATTGGCCTCTTTCTGATCCTCGGATTTATTGAGGCATTTGTTCGGTTCCGCCGCCTGATGACTGGCTGGCAAACTCGGCGCGGTCTGCCCGTCTGCTGGTCTCTCACCGTGATTCCGATTAGCCTCCTccttttgtgtttcttcCGCAAGGGCTATCGCGCCCGCTCCCAGGCGGACgcggagatcttgaagaagcgatgGGATGCTATGGGCTTCTGGACGAAGCTGCGTCTGTTCTTTGTGTGGGGATTGCGGTTCAAATACCCACCAATGCTGGGCCCGGCGCCAGCACGCGTGAAGACCAGCAAGCAGCCAGGAAAGAACCCCGGACCCCGCCTGCTGACTCCCAGTCCATCGCAGAGTGTGGCGCCGGATTCGCGTCAGGGATCCACCGCTGGACGCAGTGCTGGAGATCTGGAAATGGCAGAAGCGTCCCCGGAGGCTTTGCAGCATCCTTCACAGGCTGCTGTCCCGCCGTCGACCGCATCAGGGGCACTCCCACCTCATCAAGATGACCATATTGGCAGAGCGCACTAA